One Rosa chinensis cultivar Old Blush chromosome 3, RchiOBHm-V2, whole genome shotgun sequence DNA window includes the following coding sequences:
- the LOC112194875 gene encoding nuclear transcription factor Y subunit B-10: MAEGPASPGGGGSHDSGGEHSPRSNVREQDRYLPIANISRIMKKALPANGKIAKDAKETVQECVSEFISFITSEASDKCQREKRKTINGDDLLWAMATLGFEDYIDPLKVYLAKYREMEGDTKGSGKGGESSSKKEVQPSSIAQISHQGSFSQGASYSNSQTQQMMVPMQGSE, from the exons ATGGCTGAAGGTCCGGCGAGTCCAGGCGGCGGCGGGAGCCACGACAGCGGCGGCGAGCACAGTCCGCGGTCGAACGTTCGAGAACAGGATCGGTATCTTCCGATCGCGAATATTAGCAGGATCATGAAGAAGGCGCTTCCGGCGAACGGTAAGATCGCCAAGGATGCGAAGGAGACTGTGCAGGAATGCGTTTCCGAGTTCATCAGCTTCATCACCAGCGA GGCGAGTGATAAGTGCCAGAGGGAAAAGAGGAAGACGATTAATGGTGACGATTTGCTTTGGGCTATGGCGACTTTAGGGTTTGAAGACTACATCGATCCTCTCAAGGTTTACCTTGCAAAATACAGAGAG ATGGAG GGTGATACCAAGGGTTCAGGCAAGGGTGGAGAGTCATCTTCTAAGAAAGAAGTTCAGCCAAGCTCAATTGCTCAG ATTTCTCATCAAGGTTCTTTCTCTCAAGGAGCTAGTTACTCAAATTCTCAA ACCCAACAAATGATGGTTCCTATGCAAGGCTCAGAGTAG